Proteins from a genomic interval of Niabella soli DSM 19437:
- a CDS encoding FecR family protein: MKKTGNYSQYVLNDFLCDAGFQDWILKPDEEKNAFWEKWLEAHPYKKKEVAAAKSILSEIGFKISRPDLLKIETALSQALEAIGESEQRRSFWMTARRWRAAAVFIPLLAIGALIFWWVKPPALRAVTTEYGKISRVVLPDSSVVVLNAHSSIKYEPKWDKEKPRELWLNGEAFFDVKHLDKDHKIEAHERFIVHTENTIVEVLGTAFDIRERRGRTEISLQRGLIRVSFIKGGRQPVIMKPGDILLVDTANVVQRTSSTEHAFNASSWKEKKLMLSNPSLSEIFEYLEDTYGKSFILEDPALGRKRLNGPILIDSLDDALFVMSTALNISFTNEGDSIRVNFK, encoded by the coding sequence ATGAAAAAAACAGGCAACTACAGTCAATATGTGCTTAATGATTTTTTATGCGATGCCGGTTTTCAGGATTGGATATTAAAACCGGATGAAGAAAAGAATGCTTTTTGGGAAAAATGGCTGGAGGCCCATCCCTATAAGAAAAAAGAGGTGGCCGCAGCGAAAAGCATTTTGTCAGAGATCGGTTTTAAGATTAGCCGGCCCGATCTTTTAAAAATAGAAACGGCGTTAAGCCAGGCATTGGAGGCTATCGGGGAATCAGAACAACGCCGTAGTTTTTGGATGACCGCCCGGCGTTGGAGGGCAGCGGCGGTCTTTATTCCACTGCTCGCCATCGGTGCGCTAATTTTCTGGTGGGTGAAACCTCCCGCTCTGCGTGCGGTAACAACGGAATACGGAAAAATCTCCCGCGTGGTTTTGCCGGATAGTTCGGTCGTGGTGCTGAATGCACACTCCTCTATAAAATATGAGCCCAAATGGGATAAAGAAAAACCAAGAGAATTATGGCTGAACGGGGAAGCTTTTTTTGATGTAAAGCATTTGGATAAGGATCATAAAATAGAAGCCCATGAACGGTTTATTGTGCATACAGAAAATACTATTGTTGAGGTATTGGGTACGGCGTTCGATATCCGGGAAAGGAGGGGCAGAACAGAAATTTCTCTGCAAAGAGGTTTGATCCGGGTAAGCTTTATCAAAGGAGGAAGACAGCCGGTAATAATGAAGCCAGGAGATATCTTGCTCGTAGATACTGCAAATGTCGTACAGCGTACTTCAAGTACCGAGCATGCATTTAACGCCTCTTCCTGGAAGGAAAAAAAACTGATGCTTTCTAATCCTTCCCTGTCGGAGATATTTGAGTACCTGGAAGATACTTACGGTAAGTCATTTATTCTGGAAGATCCGGCGCTGGGCAGAAAAAGACTGAACGGCCCGATATTAATAGATTCATTGGATGATGCGCTTTTTGTGATGTCCACTGCTTTAAATATATCATTCACTAACGAGGGTGATAGCATAAGAGTAAACTTCAAATAG
- a CDS encoding sodium:solute symporter, which produces MRLLDWIILVVTLVGIILYGVYKSRSSKNLDGYFLSNRSMPWYLVLLSIMGTQASAITFLAAPGQAYMDGMRFVQNYFGLPLAAIVICISFVPVFSKLKVFTAYEFLEKRFDIKTRSLTAFLFLLQRGLSTGISIYAPSIILSVLLDWNIYVTNLFMGGLLIIYTVTGGARAVAYTQTFQFIIIMSAMFLAGYYIIKDLPEGIGFSDALQIGGKLGKMNVITNGVDKGHFDWGDRYNIFSGIIGGFFLQLSYFGADQSQVGRYLTAKNLKESRLGLLMNGIVKIPMQFFILLIGVLILTFYQFNQTPVFFNEYEIHRLEQSVHSDSLNHLRQQLQRIQQEKGSVLAQYQQQPGPALQRLNTLQMRTDDIRKEVKGLVKVNGGSENDTNYVFLRFVMDHLPVGLVGLIIAIIFLASWGSIAAALNSLASSTMIDFHKRFSRKESDDIKDFRTSRLYTFSWGVFCMAVAMFVSGWASSLIEVVNILGSLFYGTILGIFLVAFYSKSVKGNAIFWSALISEVFVVLLFFLNEYQVIRLGFLWLNAIGALLVWGISLLLQWTGSLRGAGSAG; this is translated from the coding sequence ATGAGGCTGCTGGATTGGATCATACTGGTTGTGACCCTGGTCGGCATTATCCTCTATGGAGTGTATAAAAGCCGATCCTCAAAAAACCTTGACGGCTATTTTTTATCCAACCGCAGTATGCCCTGGTACCTGGTGCTACTGAGCATTATGGGCACACAGGCGAGCGCTATTACCTTCCTGGCGGCTCCGGGGCAGGCTTATATGGACGGGATGCGTTTTGTGCAGAATTATTTTGGATTGCCCCTGGCAGCCATCGTGATCTGTATTTCGTTTGTGCCGGTATTTAGCAAGTTAAAAGTATTTACCGCCTATGAATTCCTGGAGAAACGGTTTGATATCAAAACAAGATCGCTGACTGCGTTTCTTTTTCTATTACAACGCGGCTTGTCCACCGGGATCAGCATTTATGCACCTTCTATTATCCTTTCGGTTTTGCTGGACTGGAATATCTATGTTACCAATTTATTTATGGGGGGATTGCTGATCATTTATACGGTAACCGGTGGCGCCAGGGCCGTTGCGTACACGCAAACGTTTCAGTTTATTATCATCATGTCTGCGATGTTCCTTGCGGGATATTATATAATAAAGGATCTGCCGGAGGGTATCGGTTTTTCAGACGCGTTGCAGATCGGGGGTAAGTTGGGTAAAATGAATGTTATTACCAACGGAGTTGATAAGGGGCATTTTGACTGGGGCGACCGGTATAATATTTTCAGTGGTATTATCGGCGGCTTTTTTTTGCAGCTCTCTTATTTCGGAGCAGACCAATCACAGGTGGGGCGGTACCTCACGGCTAAAAACTTAAAGGAAAGCCGGCTGGGGCTTTTGATGAATGGTATCGTGAAAATTCCCATGCAATTCTTTATCTTACTGATCGGGGTGCTTATCCTGACCTTCTATCAATTTAACCAAACGCCGGTTTTTTTTAATGAATATGAGATCCACCGGCTGGAACAATCTGTGCATAGCGATTCATTGAATCACCTGCGGCAGCAATTACAAAGGATACAGCAGGAAAAGGGATCGGTTTTAGCCCAGTATCAACAGCAGCCTGGTCCGGCGCTGCAACGGCTGAATACCTTACAGATGCGCACGGACGATATCCGAAAAGAGGTTAAGGGACTTGTGAAGGTCAATGGCGGATCGGAAAATGACACCAACTATGTTTTCCTGCGCTTTGTAATGGATCATCTTCCTGTGGGCCTGGTAGGGTTGATCATTGCAATCATTTTTTTAGCTAGCTGGGGCAGTATCGCCGCCGCGTTGAATTCTTTAGCTTCCAGTACAATGATCGATTTTCACAAACGCTTCAGTCGCAAAGAAAGTGATGATATCAAAGATTTTAGAACGTCCCGGCTATATACTTTCTCGTGGGGTGTTTTTTGTATGGCGGTAGCTATGTTCGTTTCCGGTTGGGCCAGCAGCTTAATAGAAGTGGTAAATATCCTGGGCTCTCTTTTTTATGGAACCATACTCGGCATTTTCCTGGTAGCGTTTTATTCAAAATCAGTAAAAGGGAATGCCATATTTTGGTCGGCCCTGATTTCGGAAGTGTTTGTAGTACTCTTGTTTTTTCTGAATGAGTACCAGGTGATCCGGCTGGGCTTTCTTTGGCTGAACGCCATTGGGGCGCTATTGGTATGGGGGATCAGTTTGCTGTTACAATGGACCGGTTCCTTAAGGGGCGCGGGTTCGGCCGGGTAA
- a CDS encoding multiheme c-type cytochrome — translation MKIIIASLLLISVAICLLKCTGRHTHTDDPRGEQYAGAASCMQCHKDIVNNYMHANHYNTSSKVDFEKFKTLVTASNDTVHFPNGQMVRLETLHNKIAQSYILNGNNVGSESMDLAFGSGEKAWTFGYWKGEELYELPLTYLTAIKRWTNSPGFPAERPNYSRLIVGRCMECHASYAAVEKSLEQGGRYAEKINAATIIYGIDCERCHGPAAQHVAFHLENPQAKTAKFMTSIRSLGRQQQLDLCATCHSGDAVTLKSIFAFVPGDSLSQYYMYYPGAEAKPDAHGMQMQSLMLSKCFQQSNLTCMSCHDAHASERNNQQVFVQRCMSCHTKSDHAVAMQQMNNYCINCHMPLQASKALDFGNSAEQSNIKYSLRTHRIAVYPQAQEK, via the coding sequence ATGAAAATAATTATTGCTTCACTTTTGCTGATCAGCGTTGCCATTTGTCTGTTAAAATGCACCGGCAGGCATACGCACACAGACGATCCCAGGGGAGAGCAATATGCGGGCGCCGCCAGTTGCATGCAATGCCACAAGGATATCGTAAATAATTATATGCATGCCAACCATTACAACACGTCATCAAAAGTTGATTTTGAGAAATTCAAAACACTGGTTACCGCATCAAATGATACCGTCCACTTTCCGAACGGTCAGATGGTTCGGCTGGAAACCCTGCACAACAAAATAGCACAATCGTATATTTTAAACGGGAATAATGTGGGTAGTGAAAGTATGGACCTCGCTTTTGGCTCCGGCGAAAAAGCATGGACTTTTGGCTACTGGAAAGGCGAAGAATTATATGAGTTACCCCTCACCTATTTGACGGCTATAAAACGCTGGACCAACAGCCCGGGCTTTCCGGCGGAACGCCCCAACTATTCACGCCTTATTGTGGGCCGTTGTATGGAATGCCATGCCTCCTATGCCGCGGTTGAAAAGAGCCTGGAGCAAGGGGGGCGTTATGCTGAAAAAATAAATGCAGCAACGATTATTTATGGTATCGACTGCGAACGTTGCCACGGGCCGGCGGCACAGCATGTGGCCTTTCATTTGGAAAATCCGCAGGCAAAAACGGCAAAATTCATGACTTCCATAAGATCTTTGGGCCGGCAGCAGCAGTTAGATCTTTGCGCTACCTGTCATTCCGGCGATGCGGTAACGCTTAAATCTATTTTTGCGTTCGTGCCCGGAGATAGCTTATCACAGTATTATATGTATTATCCCGGGGCTGAAGCAAAGCCCGATGCCCATGGCATGCAAATGCAGTCCCTGATGCTAAGCAAATGCTTCCAGCAAAGCAACCTTACCTGTATGAGCTGCCATGATGCGCACGCCAGCGAACGCAACAATCAGCAGGTGTTTGTGCAGCGGTGCATGTCTTGTCACACAAAATCGGATCATGCAGTAGCCATGCAGCAGATGAATAATTATTGTATCAACTGCCATATGCCTTTGCAGGCTTCAAAAGCGCTGGATTTTGGAAACAGCGCCGAACAGAGCAATATCAAATACAGCTTAAGAACCCATCGCATTGCAGTTTACCCCCAAGCACAGGAGAAATAA
- a CDS encoding RNA polymerase sigma factor gives MEISWTGIAIGDKDAYSNAYRKLYERFYNYGVKLVQDSGLVEDVIQEVLMMLWTNREGLPSIKNPDGYYYVLFRRALSKRAEALAKTRSLDTAGFDPEFPADVFMIRRETDTAVREKLITAINTLSPRQREALFLRFYEGFSYEETAAILGISVKATYKLMARSLLTLRDKVSVPLVYIFFLLKENFC, from the coding sequence TTGGAGATTTCCTGGACAGGTATTGCGATTGGGGATAAAGACGCCTATTCAAATGCGTACAGGAAGCTGTATGAGCGATTTTATAATTATGGTGTAAAACTGGTTCAGGACAGCGGATTGGTGGAAGATGTGATCCAGGAGGTTTTGATGATGCTATGGACAAACCGGGAAGGACTGCCTTCTATAAAAAACCCTGATGGCTACTATTATGTGCTTTTCAGAAGAGCACTAAGCAAGCGGGCAGAGGCGCTGGCAAAAACCAGGTCGCTCGACACCGCCGGTTTCGATCCTGAATTCCCGGCAGACGTTTTTATGATCCGGCGGGAGACCGACACCGCGGTCCGTGAAAAACTCATTACAGCCATTAATACCCTTTCGCCCCGGCAACGGGAAGCGCTGTTTCTCCGTTTTTACGAAGGCTTTTCCTATGAAGAAACGGCCGCTATCTTAGGCATTTCGGTAAAAGCTACGTACAAGCTTATGGCAAGGAGCTTACTCACCTTGCGGGATAAAGTTTCTGTACCGCTCGTCTACATTTTTTTCTTGTTGAAAGAAAATTTTTGCTAA
- a CDS encoding HAD-IB family phosphatase, whose translation MKQKNYYIIDFDSTFTQVEALDELARISLKDNPKREAVYEQIEGFTNQAMNGSMSFSDSLAARVKLLEADKTHLKKLVTHLKKKVSKSFSRNAAFFKKHADEVLIVSGGFKEFITPVVKKFHIKKENIYANTFVFNADGKIIGYDATNPLSKEGGKVILIRDLNLQGNLYGIGDGYSDFQLRESGLIKKFFAYTENISRKSVTAKADHVTPSFDEFLYLNKLPGAISYPKNRIHCVVIGSVSSKELQPFLDEGFTVHLEKEIDEKIFRQASMLLLAPDAIIDAQKIKKAARLKTIGLPGKAKNIIPTSLYTELGIVVFGNGKTTAQTIQRMIDFINKGSISDSYNFPKLQLPEVKSTHRIIHIHKNLPGAIAGVNLLLAQHQINIRSQFLMTNELAGYAIIDIDKDYDRQLLKELKKTEHTIKTRVLY comes from the coding sequence ATGAAACAAAAGAATTACTACATTATAGATTTTGACAGCACTTTTACCCAGGTGGAGGCATTGGATGAACTGGCCCGGATATCCTTAAAAGATAATCCCAAAAGAGAAGCTGTTTATGAACAAATAGAAGGCTTTACGAACCAGGCAATGAACGGCAGTATGTCTTTTTCTGACAGTCTTGCCGCACGGGTTAAATTACTGGAAGCAGATAAAACCCATTTGAAAAAACTGGTAACACATCTTAAGAAAAAGGTGTCGAAATCGTTCTCCAGAAATGCGGCTTTTTTTAAAAAACACGCAGACGAGGTACTGATTGTTTCCGGGGGGTTTAAAGAGTTTATAACGCCGGTAGTAAAGAAATTTCATATAAAAAAGGAAAACATTTACGCCAACACTTTTGTATTCAATGCCGATGGAAAAATCATCGGTTATGATGCTACCAACCCTCTGAGCAAAGAAGGCGGAAAAGTGATCCTGATCCGGGACCTGAATTTACAGGGCAACCTTTATGGCATCGGCGATGGCTATTCCGATTTTCAGCTTCGGGAGAGCGGATTGATTAAAAAATTCTTTGCCTATACCGAGAACATTTCAAGGAAAAGTGTTACCGCCAAAGCGGACCATGTTACGCCCAGTTTTGACGAGTTCCTCTACCTCAACAAATTGCCCGGCGCTATTTCCTATCCCAAGAACCGGATCCATTGTGTTGTGATCGGGAGCGTTTCTTCAAAAGAGCTGCAACCCTTCCTGGACGAGGGATTCACGGTACATCTTGAAAAGGAGATTGATGAAAAAATATTCCGGCAGGCAAGTATGTTACTGTTGGCCCCCGACGCCATTATCGACGCTCAAAAAATAAAAAAAGCGGCGCGCTTAAAAACGATTGGGCTGCCCGGGAAAGCAAAAAATATTATCCCAACGTCGCTTTACACAGAGCTGGGGATCGTTGTTTTTGGCAATGGCAAAACAACCGCCCAAACTATACAACGGATGATTGATTTTATCAATAAGGGTTCCATCAGCGACAGCTACAACTTCCCCAAACTCCAGCTTCCGGAAGTAAAAAGTACGCATCGCATTATCCATATTCATAAAAACCTGCCGGGTGCCATTGCCGGGGTGAACCTGCTGCTGGCGCAGCACCAGATCAACATCCGGTCGCAGTTTTTAATGACCAACGAATTAGCGGGTTATGCCATTATCGACATTGACAAGGACTACGACAGGCAGTTATTAAAGGAACTAAAGAAAACGGAACATACTATAAAGACCAGGGTACTTTATTAA